A DNA window from Trichosurus vulpecula isolate mTriVul1 chromosome 2, mTriVul1.pri, whole genome shotgun sequence contains the following coding sequences:
- the CLDN14 gene encoding claudin-14, with translation MASTAVQLLGFLLSFLGMIGTLITTILPHWRRTAHVGTNILTAVSYLKGLWMECVWHSTGIYQCQIYRSLLALPRDLQASRALMVISCLLSVIASTCAVIGMKCTKCAKGTPVKNTFAVSGGVLFILAGLLCMVAVSWTTNDVVENFYNPLLPSSMKYELGQALYLGFISSSLSLIGGTLLCMSCQEDESYSDYQTQSRMATAPPYQPPTAYKDNRVPSVASASHSGYRLNDYV, from the coding sequence ATGGCCAGCACAGCAGTCCAGCTCCTGGGTTTCTTACTCAGCTTCTTGGGGATGATTGGTACCTTGATAACCACCATCTTGCCTCACTGGAGAAGAACAGCTCACGTAGGCACCAACATTTTGACAGCTGTGTCGTACCTAAAGGGACTTTGGATGGAGTGTGTTTGGCACAGCACTGGCATCTATCAGTGCCAGATCTACCGGTCTCTGTTGGCCTTGCCCCGTGACCTGCAGGCATCTCGTGCCTTGATGGTCATCTCCTGCCTACTCTCTGTCATTGCCTCCACTTGTGCTGTTATTGGCATGAAGTGTACCAAGTGTGCTAAAGGCACCCCTGTCAAGAACACCTTTGCTGTCTCTGGAGGAGTCCTCTTTATCTTGGCAGGTCTACTATGCATGGTGGCTGTCTCCTGGACAACCAATGATGTGGTAGAAAATTTCTACAACCCGTTGCTACCAAGTAGCATGAAATATGAGCTTGGGCAAGCCCTGTACCTGGGCTTCATTTCATCATCATTGTCCCTTATTGGCGGGACTCTACTCTGTATGTCATGCCAGGAAGATGAATCATACTCAGATTACCAGACACAGTCCAGAATGGCAACAGCACCTCCATACCAGCCTCCCACTGCTTACAAGGACAATCGTGTTCCCTCAGTGGCATCAGCTTCCCACAGTGGTTATAGACTGAATGACTATGTATGA